A portion of the Actomonas aquatica genome contains these proteins:
- a CDS encoding TonB-dependent receptor — protein sequence MKTLSFPSRKIALRPFQLLCCLGTFVLGPVALPAETLSGRVVDAATLAPLEAAAVTLPGTEQRTRTDAQGRFQFANIVPGSVPVTISYLGLETLQRTVTVVPGAGASAEFALEREALWLDAVMVSGSTGAQVAALNQQRESSAISNVISADQAGRFPDANAAEAMRRIPGVSIEREEKAGDGRYVSIRGLDSGLNAFSINGMRVAQSDEENRRVPLDTIHTGALSKITVYKSLTPDLDGDGIGGAVEMATATAFELGRPVRSLTLEGIYQDFAGELGYLAGGTFADVFGAEDQFGLLVSFTMEDRDTAGFVVGNDEEWIPVDEDNATQNAAWHPGEEMEYNTYANNREKWGLSAALEWKLSPTTELYFKASLNQFTDTELNNGRHFVMDDFEFDALQDPAVPLSYSTDNAVLAYGEYEQTEWELSNYIAGGTTRLGAVRLDYSAAYSTGQQEEPRDFEVFYAAELEDALGWDLSDPNFPRPIMTAADAARLADPANYEFDEVDMDYDQSEDTKWAVKLDATWAVNETLVLQAGVKGQFSERELNEANRFQSDEARHDSLATSGLLGGDSSFGDIGQSLVILGYDAGALDQLFVNRNNLFEDTTDPIPDEDSYVANEDIYAGYLMGTWNLGRWEIVGGARVEYTEVETHNQELVVIVDEDDPAYGEDQPGWNPYEEENYLLAPLSSRSTYTEVLPRLQVNYRASDRLVYRAAAFTSLARPEFQFISGATEAERDGGEYEVSLGNPDLEAAYAWNFDLGVEYYLDGIGLVSVNGFFKSIDGFIFNDAAPENEYDGQFLGSPATFEQPVNGNTAKIHGIEFNYVTRFTSLPGVMSGLGFYGNLTLQDSEADTGLDDANLTDVPFFNAPDYVGTVALTYDRSGWDCSLSYSFRDGYLDELMDGINIYAQPYESLDLQLAYTWNQVTFSVKVQDLLDSGDSPIRTLTRGDSRRFLNENSWNGRTVRFGTSWSF from the coding sequence ATGAAGACCCTGAGCTTCCCGTCGCGGAAGATCGCCCTTCGTCCTTTTCAGCTGTTGTGCTGTCTGGGGACCTTTGTCCTTGGACCCGTCGCGCTCCCCGCCGAGACCCTGAGCGGTCGCGTGGTCGACGCCGCCACCCTGGCGCCGTTGGAGGCGGCGGCCGTCACGCTTCCTGGCACCGAGCAGCGCACGCGCACGGATGCGCAGGGGCGTTTCCAGTTTGCCAACATCGTCCCCGGTTCGGTGCCGGTGACGATCAGCTATCTCGGGCTCGAGACCCTGCAGCGCACGGTCACGGTCGTGCCGGGAGCAGGCGCGAGCGCGGAGTTTGCGCTGGAGCGCGAAGCCCTGTGGCTCGATGCGGTGATGGTGAGTGGCTCCACCGGGGCGCAGGTGGCGGCGCTCAACCAGCAGCGTGAATCCAGCGCCATCAGCAACGTGATCTCGGCCGACCAAGCCGGGCGTTTTCCGGATGCCAATGCGGCGGAGGCCATGCGGCGCATTCCGGGCGTTTCGATTGAGCGCGAAGAGAAGGCCGGCGACGGCCGGTATGTGTCGATCCGTGGACTCGATTCGGGGCTGAATGCTTTCAGCATCAATGGCATGCGGGTGGCGCAGTCGGACGAGGAGAATCGGCGGGTCCCGCTCGATACGATTCACACTGGCGCGCTGAGCAAGATCACCGTCTACAAGTCGCTCACGCCCGATCTCGACGGCGACGGCATCGGCGGTGCGGTGGAGATGGCGACCGCCACCGCCTTCGAGCTCGGTCGGCCCGTGCGCAGCCTCACGTTGGAGGGCATCTATCAGGACTTTGCCGGTGAACTCGGTTACCTGGCTGGGGGCACCTTTGCCGACGTGTTTGGCGCGGAGGATCAGTTTGGCCTGCTGGTGTCCTTCACCATGGAAGACCGGGACACCGCCGGTTTTGTGGTAGGCAATGACGAGGAGTGGATTCCGGTCGACGAAGACAACGCGACGCAGAACGCCGCATGGCATCCCGGCGAGGAGATGGAATACAACACCTATGCCAACAACCGCGAGAAGTGGGGACTCTCCGCCGCACTCGAGTGGAAACTCAGCCCGACGACCGAGCTCTATTTCAAGGCGAGCCTCAACCAATTCACCGACACCGAACTCAACAACGGCCGCCACTTCGTGATGGACGATTTCGAGTTTGATGCGCTGCAGGATCCGGCGGTGCCGCTCTCTTACTCGACCGACAACGCGGTGCTGGCTTACGGCGAATACGAGCAAACCGAGTGGGAGTTGAGCAACTACATCGCCGGCGGCACGACCCGCCTCGGCGCGGTGCGACTCGACTACTCCGCCGCCTATTCCACCGGCCAGCAGGAAGAGCCGCGGGACTTCGAAGTGTTCTACGCGGCCGAGCTCGAAGACGCACTGGGTTGGGACTTGTCGGATCCGAATTTTCCGCGACCGATCATGACCGCGGCCGACGCCGCCCGGCTGGCCGATCCGGCCAACTACGAGTTCGACGAAGTCGACATGGACTACGACCAATCCGAAGACACCAAGTGGGCGGTGAAGCTCGATGCCACCTGGGCGGTGAACGAGACGCTCGTGCTGCAGGCCGGCGTGAAGGGCCAGTTCTCCGAGCGCGAGCTCAATGAAGCCAACCGTTTCCAAAGCGACGAAGCCCGTCATGATTCGCTCGCGACCAGCGGCCTGTTGGGCGGCGACAGCAGCTTCGGCGACATCGGTCAGTCGCTCGTTATTCTCGGCTACGATGCCGGCGCGCTCGACCAGTTGTTTGTGAACCGCAACAACCTGTTCGAAGACACCACGGATCCGATCCCCGACGAGGACAGTTACGTGGCGAATGAAGACATCTACGCCGGCTACCTCATGGGCACCTGGAACCTCGGTCGCTGGGAGATCGTTGGCGGGGCGCGCGTCGAATACACCGAGGTTGAGACCCACAACCAGGAGCTCGTCGTCATCGTCGATGAAGACGATCCGGCTTACGGTGAGGACCAGCCGGGCTGGAACCCCTACGAGGAGGAAAACTACCTGCTCGCGCCGCTCAGCTCGCGTTCGACCTACACCGAAGTCCTGCCGCGCCTGCAGGTGAATTACCGGGCGTCCGATCGTCTGGTGTATCGCGCAGCGGCCTTCACCTCGCTGGCGCGGCCGGAGTTTCAGTTCATCTCCGGCGCGACCGAGGCGGAGCGCGACGGCGGGGAATATGAAGTCTCGCTGGGCAACCCCGACCTCGAAGCCGCCTATGCCTGGAACTTCGATCTGGGCGTCGAGTATTACCTCGATGGCATCGGGCTTGTGAGCGTGAACGGCTTCTTCAAGTCGATCGACGGCTTCATCTTCAACGACGCCGCGCCGGAGAACGAATACGACGGTCAATTCCTCGGTTCGCCCGCCACCTTCGAGCAACCGGTCAATGGCAACACCGCCAAGATCCACGGTATCGAGTTCAACTACGTGACGCGCTTCACGTCGCTGCCGGGCGTGATGTCGGGCCTCGGTTTCTACGGCAACCTTACCCTGCAGGACAGCGAAGCCGACACCGGTCTCGACGACGCCAACCTCACCGATGTGCCGTTCTTCAACGCCCCCGACTACGTGGGCACGGTCGCGCTCACCTACGACCGTTCCGGCTGGGACTGCTCGCTGTCCTACTCCTTCCGCGACGGTTACCTCGACGAGCTCATGGATGGCATCAACATCTACGCGCAGCCCTACGAGAGCCTCGATCTGCAGCTCGCCTACACCTGGAACCAGGTGACCTTCTCCGTCAAAGTGCAGGACCTGCTCGACAGCGGCGATTCGCCGATCCGCACCCTCACGCGCGGCGACTCGCGCCGCTTCCTTAATGAGAACTCCTGGAATGGCCGCACCGTGCGCTTCGGCACGTCCTGGTCGTTCTGA
- a CDS encoding aminopeptidase, with the protein MSYQPSAALLDKYADVLINFALNSGEGVKPGEVVQLRVPEVAKPLLVALRDAVLKAGAHPLIFFTPDDISRGFFELASEEQLSFFAEKFYRGTVDQIDHTVAILAETDKQELTGIPSKKIMAFQKAMKPYMDWRRTKENAGNYTWTLAMYGTQAMADEVGMSLEEYWQEIIQACYLDEDKPAEKWAALYTELYAYKDKLDALPIEKLHVEAENTDIWVQIGENRKWLGGSGRNIPSFELFISPDWRGTDGNIQFTEPLYRYGSLIEGAYLEFKDGCVTKATATKGEDLLREMVAVENADKIGEFSLTDRRFSRITKFMGETLFDENVGGQWGNTHLAVGSAYRDSFTGDPATVSEEQWAEMGYNNSVVHTDIVATSNRTVTAHLKDGTTQVIYRDGQFTI; encoded by the coding sequence ATGTCATATCAACCGTCCGCCGCCCTGCTCGATAAATACGCCGATGTGCTCATCAATTTCGCCCTCAACAGTGGCGAAGGCGTGAAGCCCGGCGAGGTGGTCCAACTCCGCGTCCCGGAAGTCGCCAAACCCCTGCTCGTCGCCCTGCGCGACGCCGTGCTCAAAGCCGGCGCCCACCCGCTGATCTTCTTCACCCCCGACGACATTTCGCGCGGGTTCTTCGAGCTCGCCAGCGAGGAACAGCTCAGCTTCTTCGCCGAGAAATTCTACCGCGGCACCGTCGACCAAATCGACCACACCGTCGCCATCCTCGCCGAGACCGACAAGCAGGAGCTCACCGGCATTCCGTCCAAAAAAATCATGGCCTTCCAGAAGGCGATGAAGCCCTACATGGACTGGCGCCGCACCAAGGAAAACGCCGGCAACTACACCTGGACCCTCGCCATGTATGGCACCCAGGCCATGGCCGACGAAGTGGGCATGAGCCTCGAAGAGTATTGGCAGGAAATCATCCAAGCCTGCTACCTGGATGAGGATAAACCGGCCGAGAAGTGGGCCGCGCTCTACACCGAACTCTACGCCTACAAGGACAAGCTCGATGCGCTGCCGATCGAAAAACTCCACGTCGAAGCCGAGAACACCGACATCTGGGTGCAGATCGGCGAGAACCGCAAATGGCTCGGCGGCTCCGGTCGCAACATCCCCAGCTTCGAGCTCTTCATCTCGCCCGACTGGCGCGGCACCGACGGTAACATCCAGTTCACCGAACCGCTTTACCGCTACGGTTCGCTCATCGAAGGCGCGTATTTGGAATTTAAGGACGGCTGCGTCACCAAGGCCACTGCCACCAAGGGCGAAGACCTGCTGCGCGAGATGGTCGCCGTCGAAAACGCCGACAAGATCGGCGAGTTCTCCCTCACCGATCGCCGCTTCTCCCGCATCACCAAGTTCATGGGCGAGACCCTCTTCGACGAGAACGTGGGCGGTCAGTGGGGCAACACCCACCTCGCCGTCGGCAGCGCCTATCGCGACTCCTTCACCGGCGATCCCGCCACCGTGAGCGAGGAGCAATGGGCCGAGATGGGCTACAACAACTCCGTGGTCCACACCGACATCGTCGCGACCTCCAACCGCACGGTCACTGCCCACCTCAAGGACGGCACCACCCAGGTCATCTACCGCGACGGCCAGTTCACGATCTAA
- a CDS encoding Cof-type HAD-IIB family hydrolase, with product MHRARIKTNTPAKYLAAIDLDGTLLGAHATVSAENRTALETLVARGFEVVLASGRHPANMAEIARDLPMVQWMVACQGCEVADVARERVLEQWVLPEAVALRIAEAGRAQGFGVVAYAAEGEVAPWPTEGVAGYEAISKTQVKIIGEEAFKHTPLLKVVWVAPMERLDAMIEAGGVLDLADGIYTVRSHERVFEFMPNGITKATGVARLARELGIGAEAVVGFGDADNDLPLFGWAGCSVAMPEARPHVRAGATFTAPAGDQATAFARGVEVLLANLPPGLGG from the coding sequence GTGCATAGAGCGCGCATCAAAACGAACACACCTGCCAAATACCTCGCCGCCATTGATCTGGACGGCACCTTGCTGGGAGCGCACGCCACGGTTTCGGCGGAGAACCGGACGGCGCTGGAAACCTTGGTCGCGCGCGGCTTCGAGGTCGTGTTGGCCTCGGGGCGGCACCCGGCGAACATGGCGGAGATCGCCCGCGACCTGCCGATGGTGCAGTGGATGGTCGCTTGCCAAGGCTGCGAAGTGGCCGACGTGGCGCGCGAGCGGGTGTTGGAGCAATGGGTGCTGCCGGAGGCGGTGGCGCTGCGCATCGCCGAGGCGGGGCGGGCGCAGGGCTTTGGCGTGGTCGCTTATGCGGCCGAAGGTGAAGTGGCGCCGTGGCCGACGGAAGGCGTGGCGGGCTACGAAGCGATTTCCAAAACGCAGGTGAAGATCATCGGCGAAGAGGCGTTTAAACACACCCCGCTGCTGAAGGTGGTGTGGGTCGCGCCGATGGAGCGGCTGGATGCGATGATCGAGGCAGGCGGGGTGCTCGATCTGGCGGACGGGATTTACACGGTGCGGTCACACGAGCGGGTGTTTGAGTTTATGCCCAACGGGATCACCAAGGCGACCGGCGTGGCGCGGCTCGCGCGGGAATTGGGCATCGGTGCCGAGGCGGTGGTGGGGTTTGGCGATGCCGACAACGACCTGCCGCTTTTCGGCTGGGCGGGTTGCTCGGTGGCGATGCCGGAGGCGCGTCCGCATGTGCGGGCGGGAGCGACCTTCACGGCGCCGGCGGGCGATCAGGCGACCGCCTTCGCCCGCGGCGTGGAGGTGCTGTTGGCGAACCTGCCACCGGGGCTGGGTGGGTGA
- a CDS encoding ADP-ribosylglycohydrolase family protein: protein MKFPRPAGVLLASLLLVQLSPARAESAEALTISRERYAERLAGFWLGSCVANWTGLITEMDRVEAPFYTDADWGQPDQPNMWGGAGPADTIDFLLVRAGTAWGADDDTDIEYLYQSLMEASADPLLTGEQIRDGWLAHMWSDNFNQDGENFLWVSNERAYELMRTAGLVPPATSDPQHNPESEMIDAQLTTEFFGFFAPGRPVMARRLADLPIRTTASGEAQVIAEFYVTMYALAATMDDAAPLGPQLRAAATTARGVLPAGSVAADMYDFVWAAYQKNPDSAAWAATRDALYEEYQLGGRAGYVYAQPFDAPINFGASLVSLFYGDGDFKRTIQIGSLAGWDSDNPTATWGGLIGFVLGRDGVKRAMAAPDLSDSYRISRTRRGFPDHTPDGPGEDTFTLLAERGLTIVDRVVTRYLSGTVDEAANVWRIPAAPAQVSAQSSDER, encoded by the coding sequence ATGAAATTTCCCCGTCCTGCCGGTGTGTTGCTGGCGTCTCTGCTATTGGTGCAACTGTCCCCCGCACGGGCTGAGTCCGCGGAGGCACTGACGATTTCGCGAGAGCGTTATGCGGAGCGACTGGCGGGTTTTTGGCTGGGCTCGTGCGTGGCCAACTGGACCGGACTCATCACGGAGATGGATCGCGTGGAGGCGCCGTTCTACACCGACGCGGATTGGGGGCAGCCGGACCAACCCAACATGTGGGGCGGCGCGGGGCCGGCGGATACGATCGATTTTCTGTTGGTGCGCGCAGGCACGGCGTGGGGCGCGGACGACGACACCGATATCGAATACCTTTATCAGTCGCTCATGGAGGCGTCGGCGGATCCGTTGCTGACCGGCGAGCAGATCCGCGACGGCTGGCTCGCGCACATGTGGTCGGACAACTTCAACCAGGACGGAGAGAACTTCCTGTGGGTGTCGAACGAACGGGCCTACGAGCTGATGCGCACGGCAGGGCTGGTGCCGCCGGCGACCAGCGATCCGCAGCACAATCCGGAAAGCGAGATGATCGATGCGCAGCTCACCACCGAGTTCTTTGGGTTTTTTGCCCCCGGCCGTCCGGTGATGGCGCGGCGGCTCGCCGACCTGCCCATCCGCACCACGGCGAGCGGCGAAGCGCAGGTGATCGCGGAGTTTTACGTCACGATGTATGCCCTAGCCGCGACGATGGACGACGCGGCGCCGCTCGGCCCGCAACTGCGCGCGGCGGCGACGACCGCGCGGGGCGTGTTGCCGGCGGGATCGGTGGCGGCCGACATGTATGATTTTGTGTGGGCGGCGTATCAGAAAAATCCTGACAGCGCGGCATGGGCGGCGACCCGCGATGCGCTTTACGAGGAGTATCAACTCGGCGGGCGGGCCGGTTATGTTTACGCGCAGCCCTTTGATGCGCCGATCAATTTTGGCGCGAGTCTGGTGAGTCTGTTTTACGGCGACGGCGATTTTAAGCGCACGATTCAGATTGGTTCGTTGGCGGGTTGGGACTCGGATAATCCGACGGCGACCTGGGGCGGCTTGATCGGTTTCGTGCTCGGCCGGGATGGGGTGAAGCGGGCGATGGCGGCGCCGGATTTGTCGGACAGTTATCGCATCAGTCGCACGCGGCGTGGGTTTCCCGATCACACGCCGGATGGCCCGGGTGAAGACACCTTCACGCTGCTCGCGGAGCGCGGGCTGACGATCGTCGACCGCGTGGTGACGCGCTACCTCAGCGGCACGGTCGACGAGGCGGCGAACGTGTGGCGGATCCCAGCAGCGCCGGCGCAGGTGTCGGCGCAGTCGTCGGACGAGCGGTAA
- a CDS encoding alpha/beta fold hydrolase, translating to MSLLRNTVMGVGLILAAGALSAAAGIRLEGFDYPYPEKTYRFENQRQELEMVYMDVPATGAERGVALLLHGKNFSGSYFGETAAALSAAGWRVVIPDQIGFGKATKPAHYHYTFAQLARNTRGLLAELGVERVQVLGHSMGGMLATRFALMYPEATTSLTLLNPIGLEDWQAKGVPYSGVDAWYAQELAKTAKKIRAYQLESYYDNQWKEAYDPWVEQLASFGESPEYARMAWNQALTYDMVFTQPVVHEFPRLQMPTLLVIGGRDRTALNKGAASPELRRELGNYPVLGRAAQAAIPGAELVELEGVGHLPHIETFDRFIAPYLEFLDRQQ from the coding sequence ATGTCTTTGTTGCGAAACACAGTGATGGGCGTGGGACTGATATTGGCGGCGGGTGCGCTGAGCGCAGCCGCGGGAATCCGGTTGGAAGGGTTTGACTATCCGTATCCGGAAAAAACCTACCGATTTGAAAATCAGCGGCAGGAGTTGGAGATGGTCTACATGGATGTGCCGGCGACCGGTGCGGAACGCGGGGTGGCGTTGTTGTTGCACGGCAAGAACTTCTCGGGCTCCTACTTTGGCGAAACGGCGGCGGCGCTGAGTGCGGCGGGCTGGCGCGTGGTGATTCCCGACCAGATCGGTTTCGGCAAGGCGACCAAACCGGCGCACTACCACTACACCTTTGCGCAGCTGGCGCGGAATACGCGCGGGCTGTTGGCGGAGTTGGGCGTCGAGCGCGTGCAGGTGCTCGGTCATTCGATGGGCGGCATGCTGGCGACGCGTTTTGCGCTGATGTATCCGGAGGCGACGACGTCGCTCACGCTGCTCAACCCGATCGGCTTGGAGGACTGGCAGGCGAAGGGCGTGCCCTACAGCGGCGTGGATGCGTGGTATGCGCAGGAGCTGGCCAAGACGGCGAAGAAGATCCGGGCGTATCAGCTGGAGTCCTACTACGACAACCAGTGGAAGGAGGCCTACGATCCGTGGGTGGAGCAGCTGGCGTCGTTTGGCGAGAGTCCGGAGTATGCGCGCATGGCGTGGAATCAGGCGCTCACCTACGACATGGTGTTCACGCAGCCGGTGGTGCACGAGTTTCCGCGGCTGCAGATGCCGACGCTGCTGGTGATCGGTGGACGCGATCGCACGGCGCTCAACAAGGGCGCGGCCTCCCCCGAGCTGCGCCGGGAGCTGGGCAACTATCCGGTGCTCGGGAGGGCGGCGCAGGCGGCGATCCCGGGGGCGGAGTTGGTGGAGCTGGAGGGAGTGGGACATCTGCCTCACATCGAGACCTTTGATCGCTTCATCGCGCCGTATCTCGAGTTTTTGGATCGGCAGCAATAA
- a CDS encoding low molecular weight protein tyrosine phosphatase family protein gives MNLLFVCSKNQWRSPTGERIYRDWPGVQTRSAGTSRRARRTVSVADLRWADWVLVMERKHQQRLRAQFREELRGCRVIVLGIEDHYRCLDPALIERFRAVVDPLLAEQAGD, from the coding sequence TTGAACCTGCTTTTTGTCTGCTCGAAGAACCAGTGGCGCAGTCCGACGGGCGAGCGCATCTACCGGGATTGGCCGGGGGTGCAGACGCGCTCGGCGGGCACCTCGCGGCGGGCGCGGCGCACGGTGTCGGTGGCCGATTTGCGGTGGGCGGATTGGGTGCTGGTGATGGAGCGTAAACACCAGCAACGCCTGCGGGCGCAGTTTCGGGAGGAGTTGCGCGGATGCCGGGTGATCGTGCTCGGCATCGAGGACCATTATCGCTGCTTGGATCCGGCGTTGATCGAGCGTTTCCGCGCGGTGGTGGACCCGTTGCTGGCGGAGCAGGCGGGCGACTGA
- a CDS encoding aspartyl protease family protein, with amino-acid sequence MLLMGPVVGRAEETTRQLPVEWCGRHMIVTAWVGGDESRPLALILDTGATHTVIDPDALRRVSPDTRLKVGQTFRFERLDLGEVKIRKAPGWLMEVDEIGHTLGRPIDGILGYPTLKSLVLTLDYPARGVWVTLDGGGLQAGEDVMRLKRGRRRPWIDLELAGRKVPVLVDSGSSQGFTVHPKDRVTWAESPRIVSGVTGFEGVEPMFLGRLGVDLQLGSTSFTQPIVRAVPDNERALGARVLEHFVVTVDGPGRRIRFARPEGAGASTAPITEESRLGLGLGFRSHADALEVAFLQEGGPAARAGIQLGDRVVAIDGVPVAERGCGVFLEDEESRELRIERNGETDTLTFRLERAVMVP; translated from the coding sequence ATGCTTCTGATGGGGCCGGTGGTGGGGCGGGCGGAGGAGACCACGCGGCAGTTGCCGGTGGAATGGTGCGGGCGACACATGATCGTGACGGCGTGGGTGGGGGGCGACGAATCGCGTCCGCTCGCGTTGATTTTGGACACGGGAGCCACGCACACGGTCATCGATCCCGATGCCCTGCGGCGGGTGAGCCCGGACACCCGTTTGAAGGTGGGACAGACCTTTCGTTTTGAGCGGCTTGATTTGGGGGAGGTGAAGATTCGGAAAGCGCCGGGGTGGTTGATGGAGGTCGACGAAATTGGGCATACGCTCGGGCGTCCGATCGACGGCATCTTGGGGTATCCAACGCTCAAGTCGCTGGTCCTGACGCTGGATTATCCGGCGCGCGGGGTTTGGGTCACGCTGGATGGGGGCGGGTTGCAAGCGGGGGAGGACGTGATGCGTTTGAAGCGGGGACGGCGTCGACCGTGGATCGATCTGGAGCTGGCCGGGCGCAAGGTGCCGGTGTTGGTGGATTCCGGATCGAGCCAAGGGTTTACGGTGCACCCAAAGGATCGGGTAACGTGGGCCGAGTCGCCGCGGATCGTGAGTGGGGTGACCGGATTTGAGGGCGTCGAACCCATGTTCCTGGGGAGGCTGGGAGTGGACCTGCAGCTGGGCTCAACGAGCTTCACTCAACCGATCGTGCGGGCGGTGCCGGACAATGAGCGGGCGTTGGGCGCGAGGGTGTTGGAGCACTTTGTGGTGACGGTGGACGGGCCGGGACGGCGCATTCGGTTTGCGCGGCCGGAGGGGGCGGGGGCGAGCACGGCACCGATCACGGAGGAATCGCGCTTGGGTTTGGGGCTGGGATTTCGTTCCCACGCCGATGCGCTGGAAGTGGCCTTTTTGCAGGAAGGCGGACCGGCGGCGCGGGCGGGCATCCAGCTGGGGGACCGAGTGGTGGCCATCGACGGCGTGCCGGTGGCGGAACGCGGCTGCGGCGTATTTCTGGAGGATGAGGAATCGCGGGAGCTGCGGATTGAGCGTAACGGAGAAACGGATACGCTCACGTTTCGATTGGAGCGCGCGGTGATGGTGCCGTGA
- a CDS encoding DNA-3-methyladenine glycosylase I: MAAPSPASTTTPRCAWCGDIPEFGPYHDHEWGFPVGDDIRLFEKICLEGFQSGLSWRTILNKREAFRTAFAGFDFHRVAQFTDADVQRLLTDAGIIRHRGKIEATINNARRAVELVAETGSLAAYFWSFEPVATALPPPQSQTTSPASIALSKDLKKRGWKFVGPTTMYAFMQAMGLINDHETTCAARPRATQARRAFRVPQP; encoded by the coding sequence ATGGCCGCTCCTTCCCCCGCCTCCACCACGACCCCACGCTGCGCCTGGTGCGGCGACATCCCCGAGTTTGGGCCCTACCACGACCACGAATGGGGCTTCCCCGTGGGCGACGATATTCGCCTCTTCGAGAAGATCTGCCTCGAGGGGTTTCAGTCGGGTCTGAGCTGGCGCACCATCCTCAACAAACGCGAAGCCTTCCGCACCGCCTTTGCCGGGTTTGATTTCCACCGCGTCGCCCAATTCACCGACGCCGACGTGCAACGCCTGCTGACCGACGCCGGCATCATCCGCCACCGCGGCAAGATCGAGGCGACCATCAACAACGCCCGCCGCGCCGTCGAACTCGTTGCCGAAACCGGCAGCCTCGCCGCCTATTTCTGGAGCTTCGAACCCGTCGCGACCGCCCTGCCTCCCCCGCAGTCGCAAACCACCTCGCCCGCCTCCATCGCCTTGTCGAAGGACCTCAAAAAGCGCGGTTGGAAGTTTGTCGGCCCGACCACGATGTATGCCTTCATGCAGGCCATGGGTTTGATCAACGACCACGAAACCACCTGCGCCGCCCGCCCCCGCGCCACCCAGGCGCGACGCGCCTTCCGCGTGCCCCAACCATAG